CTTTTGTTCTGCTATTTGTCAAAATTATCCCATACtacttcaataatgttgaggtctgtgctttggggaggccaatccatgactgatagtgttacgttgtgtgttttttctgtccAGGGATCCTTTCAcggcactggcagtgtgtttgggttcATTGCCATTTGACAAATGAAGCCAttaccaatcagatgctttccccACAGTgctgcatggtggatcaaaatctgacagtaCTTTTCCGTGTTCATAATTTCAGCAATTTTCACATATGTCCAACACCACCAGCTGAAATGCAGCCAAAAATCCAAGACAAACTTCCACCGTATTTTAAAGGTGGCTATAGACCCTCACTGTTGTATCCtccttcattttaaaaacattgttAACTACAACTTTCACATTTCTATTCGTCACTACATAAGACATGTTGCCACAgactttcagtccagttctctTGTATTTTGTTGGGTCTCTGCTGGACTTTTTCCTATTTATTCATAAGGTCATAATTTTCAGATACAGTTCATCTGTTGTCAAAAGTTTTTTGGGCCTCCCGCTTTCACTGCCACGTCACTTTTCCAGTTTCCTCTGATTTTTAAGGACACATTGCACAGCAAGTGTGCCAAGTTTAGCTAGAAGCTCCccagctctttgggaatcccctttggtgattcccaaagagccgGGGGAATCAACTGGGTTATCGTTGTCATTTTTCATATATTCAGCTAAAGCAATGGgaacaaattgtgtttttacagGTACAAAGATTGGGCTGAAAATgtgtcaaaaaagaaaaaaaaaaggagccagtgtgcaaagaaaaactttgaaagacttgACAGGAAAGCCTGGCTTCATGGAAGCAAAGTGTAAAGAAATTAAAgctgactcaagacttttgaatAGTACTATATATTGTAAGAACTGAATACAGCATACAGGACAAGGTATAGCAGTAAGATTGAAACATGTTAGTGAAAAGAATGATTTAAATATCCTCAAAGGAACGGAGCGTGATTGGAACAGAGAGTTAAAAGACAAACAACTTACGTTGTGTCCTTTAAATGGTTTATAAAACAGCAACCAGTTTGCTTAGTTAGCTCTTTAATCGCTTACAGAAAGCAAGAGAAAAATGGTTCTAATAGGTAACATTACAAACTTAGTTTTTAAAAGATTAACATAATAGAAGGCTGAAAGAGAGAGCTAATTGTACTGAATAAATAGCTGGCCAGATAACATGGATAAACAGCTGAAAGTGCAGATTAAATGTTTGAAATCGTTAATTCAAATTATTAAACTGTTTAAGCAGTTTGCTACAAGTAATGGCTGAAAGCAAATAACAGTCACGGAGAACAGCTGGAAAAATTATTGCAGGCCTAATGGATAAACTGTTGAAAGACCTAAAAGTAAATTATTTAACCATCCCGACCAATAAGTGATGGAATAATAGTACGTGTGCTGCACCAGGAACGCTAATTTTATTCAAGTTTAAAAGCACTCCCGTGCAGATATTAAGCTCAACCTAAGGTCATCATTTGTCCCGAGAATCAGTCTCTTACTTAGAAAAGACTGCAGTCAGAGATAATTTCTCCGTCTTTGGAAAATGTGCTAAATTTCTTTGTGGGGATGAGATTAAAAATAGTCAAAGCCACAAAGAAGCAAGATGTCCTCACACTCGGAGAACAGGTCAGGTTTTTCCTTCTACTGAGAGATCCATCAGTCGTAATGACTCTCATTTTGGCGGCACAACGGGGAAAGCTTTAAACATATTTGGCACCAGACAGACAGATGGTTCAAACGCACGGATCAGCACAGCAAAAGAACCAGAGCCTAAAGAATTAAATCAACCCAGGAGTAATTACATTCAACTATTGGTCAGCCCGTTCCACTTGCCTAGCCTGTTGTTATCGGGGACGTCATCTTTCGGCCCCGGCGCGCAACAGGTCCTCGTATTGGGAACATATTTCACGCTGTAATGATGTTGCTTGCGAGGGAGTCATATCCTGCTGGgcaataataatgagaagatgATGTTATGACACAAAAGGCTGACAATTAACCTGAAAATACATCCTGAAATTTGGGAGCTCTATGCTCTGTATGGATACAAAATCTCTGAGTCAGGCCATAAAGTAGGAGGTAGTGTGTGCTTGCAGGCCATTTCAGTGAGTACACATCTCCCTGACAGTATGTTTATACAGTAAGTGGTTTATCAGCTGCTCTCGGTTTTATGGGGGATAAATTACTGGAAAATTGTCTCCCACTTTTTGATATACTTTGTGCCATAGATTCTTTTTGGGGGGGCTTTGACTGTTAATGGCCACAATGCTGACGAGTTTCTATACCTTGTGGGGCAAAAAGTGGTGttatagaaacaaacaaaaagaccaGTATGTTCACACTACCCTATGGTGTCCTGTTTATTTGATCTGGAAAATGTTGAGTCCTAATTAGGTGCAAATGTACTCATTAGTTGAAGCCACTCTGCGGACACCGATTGTCAATGAATTATtcaagctctctctctctcctgtacGCGACATCAATACTCGGCTCTTCCCGCCACACCGCTGTGCATTCTCATCTGCAATTGCATACTGCCGCTGTGAAATGAAGGGTTTTTGAATTCATCAGAAGAGCTGCTCAGAGAATACAAATCATTCATATCTTTCCTGCCTCCAGCCTTCTCTTCTCAGACCCCTGTCCTCTGCACTGCAGATTTAATTAGTTCTGCCCCAGTAACCCTGCTTCTTTCTCCCTTCTTCCCTCAGGTTATGGCCATGCAGCCCCCAGCACAGATGGAGGGAAGGTGTTCTGCATGCTTTACGCCCTCCTGGGCATCCCTCTCACCTTGGTCATGTTCCAGAGCGTGGGTGAGCGGATCAACACCTTTGTCAGGTACCTGCTCCACCGCCTGAAGAAGTGCCTTGGAATGAGGCGCACTGAGGTCTCCATGGTCAACATGGTGACCATCGGTTTCATATCCTGCATGAGCACGTTATGTGTGGGCGCAGTGGCATTCTCCCACTTTGAGGGGTGGAGTTTCTTTCACGCCTTCTACTACTGCTTCATCACGCTCACTACCATCGGCTTTGGGGACTATGTGGCGCTGCAGAATGAGCACGCTCTGCAGAAGAAGCCGCAGTACGTGGCCTTCAGTTTCATCTACATCTTGACAGGTCTGGCCGTGATTGGAGCATTCCTCAACTTAGCAGTGCTGCGCTTCATGACCATGAACGCCGAGGACGAGAAGAGGGATGCTGAACAGAGGGCTCTACTGGCCCATAACGGTCAGGCAGGCGGACACATCAACTGCTCCATAGATCCGGCCTCTCCTTCCTCCACGCATTCTGGGTGTGTCGGCGGAGGGAGTGCGATCGGAGGAAGCGGGGGAGGCGGAGCGGCAAGCCGGGGTCTGCGTAACGTTTACGCTGAGGTGCTTCATTTCCAGTCCATGTGCTCCTGTCTTTGGTACAAAAGTAGAGAGAAGCTGCAGTACTCCATACCCATGATCATCCCCCGCGACCTCTCCACTTCAGACACCTACATGGAGCAGGGAGAGGCTTTTTCCAATCCCCTTCATTCTAACGGCTGTGTGTGCAGTCTGCAGCGCCACTCGGGCATCAGCTCAGTGTCCACGGGGTTGCACAGCATCAACACCTACAGAAGACTCAATAAACGCAGATGTTCCATCTAGAAACCCAGAGGACTTTGTGCATTTAGATGAAGTCCCACTTGAAGTGAGGGAGAGCCCTCCTACTGTGGTGCGAGATTAGTTGTGGACACCAAGGGAACTCTATTTGCATCCTGAAGAGATGTTGGACTCTAGACGCTTGCCTCTTTCTGGCACTGAAGCGGATGCATCCTTCAGACTCCAGCCATGTATTTAACTTCCATTAATTAAGCACAAACCATTTAGCGCTAACATTGTTACTGATGTTACAGAGAAATGACGCTAATGGTTGTTTTAGAAGCATTCGTTACACAACTATTGCTGTTAGAAGACAGGGAAAAAAACCACGTGCATCTCTCTGCACCTCTGAATATCGAGTATCTTAATATTGAACTCAGTATTTTCTGTGCTCATGAGGCGGAACTTTATGTTTGAATATGAAAAGGGACAAAATACACTGTGAGACACACTTTTAAGAGTGAGTAGGGTGTACTAACTGTATAAAATCCCTGCCAAGGTATATTTtattgaaacaaaaaacaacttaaatcCACATTTTCCAAAATAAATCTTTGGCTGTAAGGAGTATGGTCACTTCAGTGAAATTAAAGCTTGTATATATTTGGACACTAGTAGGTGTTATTGAGGGAAAACCTATTTTTTCAGTGAACGTTTAAAAGATAATTGATCTCAGTGTCTCCTGTGTGTCTACAGTTCAAGTTTAAACCAAACTTTCTGCTCTGCTAACTACTTTATTTTCTCCATCCATGAGATTAAACCACCGTGTAGGTGCTTAAATGACTGAGAATGATTGAGCAGGTTTGCTGAAGAACATTTTGGGGATCAAACCTGCGACAGTGTCTTCAACCACTAAGGCCTCCCTGACAGCCCATTCAGACTTCACTGCAAAGCGCTGTGAATTTCTTTTGCAAAGTTTCTTCGTGTGCATCAAACTATCTTATGTACATGTTGCTTGTCATATGTTTTCATATAGAACAACTATATTCCCATAGTCTAAATTAGAGCATGCAAGCTCACTTACGTGTAGTGGAAAGTCATTACTCAGTGCTGCACCTTAGAGGACTGTCGTACATGCTTTCATACACTGGATCTTAGAGaaccatttttttaatggagtCACATTATGTTGGCGATACACCCCAATTAACTCCTCCCACTTTACTACACAGAAATGTTGAATTCAGTACCGATGACTGAGAATATCAGGCGTCCACCTCACTTACTGATGGCCTCACAGTTTGCACCTCATGCACTTATGGAGTCTTTGCTCCAGCCCCGTCTAAACGCACTTGGCTCAGCTAGCTGAGGCCTTTATGCAGTGCTCACTTTTGCTTCAGTCCTCTCTGAAAGAGTTTTCTTACATAATCTTTAGCTTATTATATTTTAGTTTAGTGGTTTTACTTTACAGAGTGTCACATTTCATCCTTTTTTTGTACTGGAATGTTCTCATTAACTGCAATATGCCTGTTAACATTGTTCAGCATCTCTTTTTAACCGAGTGATGAACAGTCAGCTTTGTGTGTTACTATACATtaacattatgtttttttctttaactataataaaacatgatttaattaaCATGGCTCTCATTTATTACTCTTGGACAGTGTCTTAAATTTGATCTTGATGCTTTTggtgtattattttaatttttaatcatGATATTGGTGTCGATCCAATACCTAGTAAATACAGGTAGTAGTGTTGATACCAGTACTGATACCTTTAAcctataaaggcagcttataTATGGGAGAGCAGTGTCTCATGATTTTtgagatgaatcatcatcacTTGAAAATTCTGCTAACACATTTCAATTACCAATAAATCCACACAACAAAACATACTTTTcagctttacatttattttgaaaatacatGTAACACAATTTTTTTGTGCACAGCAGTGGAGGCATATTTTTTCATTGAATGGACTACACAGTCGCATCATCTCCATTCACTCCAATgaacctttttctttctttttttttgttacagtaatGGCGGATCATGGAGCCTCATAATAGTTCAAATCAATGCATTCTATTCAACAGCTCTGGTTAAGTGTCCAGACACATCCTcacatattttactgtatgtaTACATATTGATGTAATCACATATACAGTTGTATCTGGTATGGTAATATTATAAATCAATGCAGCTATAGATTTATAATTATCAAAATTTGACAGTTTGTCACTTAATTTAAATTTGCTGTTAAACACTGCCGTGCATCGCGTGACAAACCCAATTCTGAACGCTCGCCGACACAAATGACTTACTCAGTGGCTCTGGGTGTAGCACCATATACCATTCTGACACCAAATTCACCATGTAACTGCCAGTGGCATCATTCAACAACCAATCACTTGGGGAATATATATTTGGTCACACCAGTGCCTAGGTTTGTGTTACTTTGGCCGAACAAAATGTAGTAGTTGAATAAATGTAGTAGTTGAATAAATGTATGTTGAGAAATATACCTTCATGAAAGGAAACAGAAAACTACATGAAAAATCAAGAAAGAGCAAGTTAGCAACAATGCTTTTATTCTAAATGACACCCATAGGATGGAAACGCGCTTagaaagacataaaaaaaattgtttagcagttaaacataaatgtaaacaacatgggattttaaatatttaaaaatatgtaaatattttataagTGAGGAAATGCATTCAGAATATTATTTTACAATTAAAGGATGGCGGTCTGTGTAAACATaatctttgtttgtttacaggAAATCTCCTGCGATAATGTTAAATAATTTACCAATTCAGATGATTTGtctaaatgaaaacataaccaAACCCTTTCCACCCTCTGAAGACAGATATTATGTGttgcttttctttgcttttgtaTCAAGTTTTATAAAGTTGCTTAGAAATGTGCCCCTAACAACGCCACATAGTGACTTATTTTTTGGTTTTAAGCATGACAAGCtctcatttattttgaaaaatgaaagcacTTTACCCAAAAAATATTACCCAATTTttctgcaataaaaaaaattctacacCTGTCTGTGTGCATATGGTTAAATGTAACTCATAGCAAATGCTCAAATCATCCAGCATTAGAGCAACAAGAGACTCTGCTACACACACTCTGGTACAGCCTCTTGGGCAGCTACTGTATGCAtgtttttctacatttattCAGCATTCAGTGTGTTATAGATTGCAGGGGAAGTCAACACTCATCGTTCTTTGTACCTTCCAGGGATTTAATAATGAATGAGATGCCCTCAACAGTCACAGTGCAGATATTCATTGAGCTGAAAATTCCTAACAGCACAACAGCCTTTTTGTCTAAACccaaagagaaaatattttacatattaAAGTTGCTTCAATGCAGAATGGCTttaataaaatatgtatttaatgCATCATAAACAAAATGCATTAGCTTCAGGGAAAAAAAGGCCTTTAGTTCCTGTTTAAGCCAAAGAAATGATCATTTTCTATCTTAATTTGTTTTCTAGCATTTTTGGTTGTCAAAGATTTTCCTACTTTTGTTTCTACTTTGTGTTTTATCTCAATTTTGGCTTTATGGGTATTCAGAAAAAAGATTACatccagatttttttaaacactctaTGTAGACAAAGCCTCACATTTTTAGACAAATCCATTATGTTTAATGAATAATAAACCGTCTATGTGACCCATGGTATTGTTGTAAAAACTCCCTGAATCTGTATTTGACTGCCACCAGTCCTTTCATCACGACTAACTTTTCAGCCG
The genomic region above belongs to Pelmatolapia mariae isolate MD_Pm_ZW linkage group LG15, Pm_UMD_F_2, whole genome shotgun sequence and contains:
- the kcnk3a gene encoding potassium channel subfamily K member 3a, giving the protein MKRQNVRTLALIICTFTYLLVGAAIFDALESQKETTQRMELHLKKGELLQTFNLSSEDFDELEKVVLQLKPHKAGVQWKFAGSFYFAITVITTIGYGHAAPSTDGGKVFCMLYALLGIPLTLVMFQSVGERINTFVRYLLHRLKKCLGMRRTEVSMVNMVTIGFISCMSTLCVGAVAFSHFEGWSFFHAFYYCFITLTTIGFGDYVALQNEHALQKKPQYVAFSFIYILTGLAVIGAFLNLAVLRFMTMNAEDEKRDAEQRALLAHNGQAGGHINCSIDPASPSSTHSGCVGGGSAIGGSGGGGAASRGLRNVYAEVLHFQSMCSCLWYKSREKLQYSIPMIIPRDLSTSDTYMEQGEAFSNPLHSNGCVCSLQRHSGISSVSTGLHSINTYRRLNKRRCSI